In Penaeus vannamei isolate JL-2024 chromosome 15, ASM4276789v1, whole genome shotgun sequence, the following are encoded in one genomic region:
- the LOC113812839 gene encoding uncharacterized protein: protein MWLHKAVAVVAVAVVVAAGNSEDERAAREAVYDDPLDFEAYEIPLLKKKHVSYDFAYSVRDDDTGAAYSHLEEREGKVTTGEYRVSLPDGRIQIVSYVADENGYRAKVSYEPTSAAHPAPQHHQPKYAPGPAYGRRPRPPPGYGRRRRPRPHHAKVLHHPSEEPVHPSPPSYLPKPHHPPPPPPHHPPPPPPYQPPHITTYKPLYPTPPVHTSPAPIYYPRKTPTTSKPLPPPPPPTTAVPKPPPPAPVPAVTTLPPLTTVTPTPAPVIRTSSSPLRLPEVTSYKPKEVVTTSAPKVVTTRPTTYKPRTVTPHSLFVPAHLISPTPSPLAYTPSPLPYTPSPTSLPYTPSPSPYPPPYSATPSPYPPPYSASPSPYPPPYSASPYAPPAGPYTPAPPPYPIKTPLQYSGGPTLPPPYGGPSPHYYSPYSSPFFGPQYGPRFPGPSYPPKIRTYTTSHPSGTVTPQPFFPSSPKPFP from the exons ATGTGGCTGCACAAG GCTgtagcggtggtggcggtggcggtggtggtcgcCGCGGGGAACAGCGAGGACGAGAGGGCCGCCAGAGAAGCTGTCTACGATGATCCACTTGACTTTGAGGCCTACGAGATCCCTCTACTGAAGAAG AAGCACGTGAGCTACGACTTCGCGTACAGCGTGCGTGACGACGACACGGGCGCGGCCTACAGCCACCTGGAGGAGCGCGAGGGCAAGGTCACCACGGGCGAGTACCGCGTGTCCCTGCCCGACGGACGCATCCAGATCGTGTCGTACGTGGCTGACGAAAACGGATATCGCGCTAAGGTCTCGTATGAGCCCACCAGCGCCGCCCACCCAGCCCCGCAGCACCATCAGCCCAAATACGCGCCGGGGCCCGCCTACGGGAGGAGGCCGAGGCCGCCCCCAGGCTACGGCCGACGTCGGCGACCGAGGCCTCACCACGCCAAGGTTCTCCACCACCCATCCGAAGAGCctgttcatccctcccccccttcgtatCTGCCCAAGCCTCAccacccgccaccccctcctcctcaccacccaccaccccctcctccctaccaacCCCCTCATATCACGACCTACAAGCCCCTGTACCCAACGCCTCCCGTCCACACCTCGCCTGCGCCGATCTACTACCCCCGCAAGACCCCCACGACCTCTAagcctttgccccctccccctcctcccacaaccGCTgttcctaaaccccctcccccagcgccTGTCCCCGCCGTCACGACCCTTCCTCCCCTGACGACGGTGACCCCAACCCCCGCGCCCGTGATCAGGACGTCTTCCTCACCCCTCAGGCTGCCAGAGGTGACCAGCTACAAGCCCAAAGAGGTCGTCACGACGTCCGCCCCCAAGGTCGTCACGACCAGACCCACGACTTACAAGCCGAGGACCGTCACGCCGCACTCGCTCTTCGTCCCGGCGCATCTCATCTCCCCAACTCCTTCGCCGCTCGCATACACGCCCTCGCCATTGCCCTACACGCCCTCGCCCACGTCGTTGCCATacacgccctcgccctcgccctacCCTCCGCCCTACTCCGCGACGCCCTCGCCCTACCCTCCGCCCTACTCCGCGTCGCCCTCGCCCTACCCTCCGCCATACTCCGCGTCGCCCTACGCACCCCCGGCGGGACCCTACACACCTGCCCCTCCACCGTACCCGATAAAGACGCCCCTCCAGTACTCGGGAGGACCCACGCTCCCCCCGCCCTACGGTGGCCCGTCCCCACACTATTACAGCCCTTATTCGTCGCCCTTCTTCGGCCCCCAGTACGGCCCGCGATTCCCCGGTCCCTCGTACCCGCCCAAGATCCGCACGTACACCACTTCGCACCCGTCCGGGACCGTGACGCCTcagcccttttttccttcctccccgaaGCCCTTTCCCTGA